A genomic stretch from Setaria italica strain Yugu1 chromosome VII, Setaria_italica_v2.0, whole genome shotgun sequence includes:
- the LOC101763461 gene encoding dihydrolipoyl dehydrogenase, mitochondrial, translating into MAMASLARRRAADALLRRPQAAAWASALRAYAASGEESDVVVIGGGPGGYVAAIKAAQMGLKTTCIEKRGTLGGTCLNVGCIPSKALLHSSHMYHEAKSSFAHHGVKFSNLEIDLPAMMSQKDKAVAGLTKGIEGLFKKNKVDYVKGFGKFVSPSEVSVDLIDGGSTTVKGKNIIIATGSDVKSLPGVTIDEKKIVSSTGALALQEIPKKLVVIGAGYIGLEMGSVWNRLGSEVTVVEFAPEIVPSMDGEIRKQFQRMLEKQKMKFMLKTKVVGVDTSGSGVKLTVEPAAGGEQSVLDADIVLVSAGRTPYTAGLGLDTIGVEMDKGGRILVDKRFMTNVNGVYAIGDAIPGPMLAHKAEEDGVACVEFIAGKEGHVDYDTVPGVVYTHPEVASVGKTEEQVKASGIAYQVGKFPLMANSRAKAIDDAEGLVKVVAEKETDRVLGVHIMAPNAGEIIHEAVLALQYGASSEDIARTCHAHPTVSEALKEACLQTYTKAIHI; encoded by the exons ATGGCGATGGCGAGCCTGGCGAGGAGGCGGGCGGCAGATGCCTTGCTGCGGCGGCCGCAGGCGGCGGCCTGGGCGTCGGCGCTCAGGGCGTACGCGGCGTCGGGGGAGGAGAGCGACGTGGTGGTGATCGGCGGCGGGCCTGGCGGGTACGTGGCGGCAATCAAGGCGGCGCAGATGGGGCTCAAGACCACCTGCATCGAGAAGAGGGGCACCCTGGGTGGCACCTGCCTCAACGTCGGCTGCATCCCCTCCAAG GCTCTTCTTCATTCGTCACACATGTACCATGAGGCAAAGAGTTCTTTTGCGCACCATGGTGTAAAGTTTTCTAATCTGGAAATAGATCTGCCTGCCATGATGTCGCAGAAAGACAAGGCTGTTGCTGGTCTTACAAAAGGTATTGAAGGGCTGTTCAAGAAGAACAAAGTTGACTACGTGAAAGGATTTGGGAAGTTTGTTTCCCCTTCTGAGGTATCTGTGGATTTGATTGATGGTGGGAGCACTACTGTCAAAGGAAAGAACATAATCATTGCTACTGGCTCAGATGTGAAATCGCTCCCTGGAGTTACTATAGATGAGAAAAAGATTGTATCATCTACTGGTGCTCTTGCCCTTCAAGAAATACCAAAGAAGTTGGTGGTTATTGGAGCTGGATACATAGGTTTAGAAATGGGTTCTGTTTGGAACAGGCTAGGGTCTGAGGTTACTGTTGTAGAATTTGCTCCTGAGATTGTCCCATCAATGGATGGAGAGATTCGGAAGCAGTTCCAGCGTATGTTGGAGAAGCAAAAAATGAAGTTCATGCTCAAGACAAAGGTAGTTGGGGTTGATACTTCTGGGAGCGGTGTTAAGTTAACTGTGGAGCCTGCAGCTGGTGGAGAGCAGAGTGTGCTTGATGCTGATATTGTCCTGGTATCTGCTGGCAGAACTCCATACACTGCTGGTCTTGGGTTGGACACCATCGGTGTCGAGATGGACAAGGGTGGAAGAATCCTTGTTGACAAGCGCTTTATGACAAATGTTAATGGGGTATATGCGATTGGTGATGCAATTCCTGGACCCATGCTTGCACACAAAGCGGAAGAAGATGGGGTAGCATGCGTTGAGTTTATCGCTGGAAAGGAGGGTCATGTAGATTATGATACTGTACCAGGTGTGGTGTATACACACCCTGAGGTGGCCTCTGTTGGCAAGACGGAGGAACAAGTGAAGGCATCAGGAATTGCCTACCAGGTAGGGAAGTTCCCTCTCATGGCAAACAGCCGTGCAAAGGCGATTGACGATGCTGAAGGGTTGGTGAAGGTGGTGGCTGAGAAGGAAACTGACAGAGTCCTCGGCGTGCACATCATGGCCCCCAATGCCGGTGAGATCATCCATGAGGCTGTGCTTGCACTTCAGTATG